A single genomic interval of Cellulosilyticum sp. I15G10I2 harbors:
- a CDS encoding DMT family transporter: MKAILLGIIASLFFAVTFVLNRAMQLSGGSWIWSAALRFLFMLPFLVVIVVLRGNIKGLIVHMKAYFMQWLVWSIVGFGLFYAPLCFAAAYGPSWLVASTWQVTIIAGSLLVPFFYTEINSNGRVQKVRNKIPVRGLLISLIILIGILLMQFGHASFINGKDMLLGIVPVLVAAFSYPLGNRKMMSICKDEIDTYQRVLGMTIASMPFWIVLSIMGLIHAGPPSGSQLTQSLVVAISSGVIATILFFKATDLVKKDSHKLAAVEATQAGEVIFALIGEVLLLGGIFPTGLSLVGVIVVIGGMIIHSLFAEDKKLGKDKVFSDDKIA, from the coding sequence ATGAAAGCGATTTTATTAGGTATAATAGCATCATTATTTTTTGCTGTAACCTTTGTATTAAACAGAGCTATGCAGCTTAGCGGAGGGAGCTGGATATGGAGTGCAGCACTAAGATTTCTTTTTATGTTGCCATTTTTGGTCGTTATTGTTGTACTAAGAGGTAATATAAAAGGGTTAATAGTTCATATGAAGGCTTATTTCATGCAATGGCTGGTGTGGAGTATAGTTGGGTTTGGTCTTTTCTATGCGCCCTTATGCTTTGCAGCAGCATATGGGCCTTCGTGGCTGGTTGCTAGCACATGGCAAGTTACAATCATTGCGGGCTCATTATTGGTACCTTTTTTCTATACAGAAATTAATAGTAATGGCCGTGTACAGAAAGTAAGAAATAAAATACCAGTGAGGGGTTTATTGATTTCACTTATTATTTTAATAGGTATTTTACTTATGCAGTTTGGTCATGCTTCTTTTATCAATGGGAAGGATATGCTGCTTGGGATAGTGCCAGTTTTAGTTGCGGCTTTTAGTTATCCTTTAGGGAATAGAAAGATGATGAGCATTTGCAAAGATGAAATAGATACTTATCAAAGAGTTTTGGGGATGACGATAGCCAGTATGCCTTTTTGGATAGTGCTTTCTATTATGGGTCTCATACATGCAGGACCTCCAAGTGGGTCGCAGCTTACACAATCATTAGTAGTTGCGATAAGCTCAGGAGTCATAGCCACTATACTTTTCTTCAAAGCAACTGATTTGGTTAAAAAAGATTCCCACAAGCTCGCAGCAGTAGAAGCCACACAGGCAGGAGAAGTTATTTTTGCACTGATAGGGGAAGTCTTGCTGCTCGGAGGCATTTTTCCAACGGGGTTGTCATTAGTTGGGGTTATTGTTGTGATCGGTGGAATGATTATACATAGTTTGTTTGCTGAAGATAAGAAATTAGGAAAAGATAAAGTTTTTAGTGATGATAAAATAGCGTAA
- a CDS encoding FAD:protein FMN transferase, producing MVRKIIAFILMVILTMNFTACGSPKKTRYESEFLVLFNTVSKIVAYTESKEEFSKHSKFIYDSLKEYHELYDIYNDYEGKNNIKTINDHAGVKPIEVDKKIIDLLLFSKDQYKKTDGKVNIAFGAVLKIWHDYRTEGVEDFENAKLPPIDKLEAAKVHTDINKVIIDEVASTVFLEDPEMSLDVGAIAKGYAVEQVALLAMKNGFDAGLLSIGGNVRAIGNKGDPSKLWNVGVQNPEKESEDPLLKIVYLSDLSLVTSGNYERYYTVGDKNYHHIIDTDTLFPSEYLTAVTIICPDSGVADVLSTAVFNMPFEQGLEFIDSLPDTEALWILNNGEIKYSAHFKDLIKE from the coding sequence ATGGTTAGAAAAATAATTGCATTTATTCTTATGGTTATCCTTACAATGAACTTTACAGCTTGTGGAAGTCCAAAAAAGACACGTTATGAGTCTGAATTTCTTGTGCTGTTTAACACCGTATCCAAAATTGTGGCCTATACGGAGAGTAAAGAAGAATTCAGCAAGCATTCAAAGTTTATTTATGATAGTCTCAAAGAGTATCACGAATTATATGATATTTATAATGATTATGAAGGAAAAAATAACATTAAAACTATAAATGACCATGCTGGTGTTAAACCTATAGAAGTTGATAAAAAAATCATTGATTTACTACTTTTTTCGAAAGATCAATATAAAAAGACAGATGGAAAAGTGAATATTGCTTTTGGAGCTGTACTCAAAATATGGCATGACTATCGAACTGAAGGCGTTGAGGATTTTGAGAATGCTAAACTGCCGCCAATAGATAAACTTGAGGCTGCGAAAGTTCATACGGATATTAATAAAGTTATTATTGATGAAGTGGCATCTACAGTTTTTCTGGAAGATCCTGAGATGAGCCTGGATGTTGGTGCTATAGCTAAAGGTTATGCTGTTGAACAGGTTGCTTTATTGGCGATGAAAAATGGATTTGATGCGGGCCTTCTTAGTATTGGCGGAAATGTTCGTGCAATTGGTAATAAAGGAGACCCTTCGAAGCTATGGAACGTTGGGGTACAAAATCCTGAGAAAGAATCTGAAGATCCTCTTCTTAAAATTGTTTATCTAAGTGATTTATCTCTTGTGACAAGTGGTAATTATGAGAGATACTACACGGTTGGGGATAAAAATTATCATCATATTATTGATACAGATACCCTATTTCCATCAGAATATTTAACAGCTGTTACGATTATCTGCCCAGATTCAGGGGTTGCGGATGTGCTTTCTACAGCAGTGTTCAATATGCCATTTGAACAGGGATTAGAGTTCATTGATAGTTTACCTGATACGGAGGCACTATGGATTTTAAATAATGGAGAGATTAAGTATAGTGCTCATTTTAAAGATTTGATAAAGGAATAA
- a CDS encoding Gx transporter family protein, with protein MNKKIINNEKEIGFKKSKIMVLTALLFAVAIVLSIVENSLPPLIVTVPGVKLGLSNIAVMYALFFLGKNQALMIAVLKSFFVFITRGSIASLLSFSGGILSLVVMIILMIVFKDKISYLMISIFGSVFHNIGQFIAISFIFTSVYIWAYLPILLIAGVVAGIATATLLKFIFPAFKKLGLK; from the coding sequence ATGAATAAGAAGATAATAAACAATGAAAAAGAAATAGGTTTTAAAAAATCTAAAATAATGGTTTTAACTGCACTTCTTTTTGCTGTGGCAATAGTGCTTTCTATAGTTGAGAACTCGCTGCCACCACTGATAGTTACAGTGCCGGGGGTTAAACTAGGACTTTCTAATATTGCAGTAATGTATGCTTTGTTTTTTCTAGGAAAAAATCAAGCATTAATGATAGCTGTTTTAAAATCATTTTTTGTATTCATCACAAGAGGTTCAATTGCTTCACTTTTAAGTTTTTCGGGAGGTATTTTATCATTAGTAGTTATGATTATTTTAATGATTGTATTTAAAGATAAGATATCTTACTTGATGATTAGTATTTTTGGATCAGTATTTCATAATATAGGACAATTTATTGCGATATCCTTTATATTTACATCTGTATATATATGGGCGTATCTTCCAATACTTCTGATAGCAGGGGTAGTGGCAGGTATTGCGACTGCTACATTACTTAAGTTTATTTTCCCAGCCTTTAAAAAGTTGGGTTTAAAATAA
- a CDS encoding rhomboid family intramembrane serine protease → MNFLDKLQRKYGKYAINNLMLYILCGNAFVFLFYYLTGGRILYFLVFDFSAILRGEIWRLVSFLFIPNTFDMLWFIFSAFLYYSIGMQLENTWGTFKFNIYYFTGAILTMLASALFNSYGTTLYINLSLFLAYATLFPNVQFRIYFLIPVKVKYLAYLNVAFLLYQFFLGSLGTKSLIIISLLNYLLFFGIPLLKGRRTHTQRHFTKQKRELQKGSSAPIRVAFHKCHVCGKTEVTNPDMEFRYCSKCNGNFEYCMDHIKDHEHVN, encoded by the coding sequence ATGAACTTTTTAGACAAACTGCAGCGAAAATATGGAAAATACGCGATTAATAATCTCATGCTATATATATTATGCGGCAATGCTTTTGTTTTTTTATTTTATTATTTAACAGGCGGTAGAATCCTTTACTTCTTAGTATTTGATTTTAGTGCCATCTTACGCGGAGAGATCTGGCGTCTTGTTAGCTTTTTATTTATTCCTAATACATTTGATATGTTATGGTTTATCTTTTCAGCATTTCTGTATTACTCCATTGGTATGCAGCTCGAAAACACCTGGGGTACTTTTAAGTTTAATATTTATTATTTTACCGGTGCTATTTTGACCATGCTTGCATCTGCTTTATTTAACAGTTACGGAACAACTTTGTATATTAATTTATCTTTGTTTTTAGCTTATGCAACGCTATTTCCTAATGTACAGTTTAGAATCTACTTTCTCATTCCGGTAAAAGTTAAATATTTGGCCTATTTAAATGTTGCATTCCTACTTTATCAGTTCTTTTTAGGAAGCTTAGGTACTAAATCACTTATTATTATTTCATTACTAAATTACTTATTGTTCTTCGGTATACCTCTTTTAAAGGGACGCCGAACCCATACACAACGTCACTTTACTAAACAAAAACGTGAGCTTCAAAAAGGCTCTAGCGCGCCCATACGCGTCGCCTTTCATAAATGTCACGTATGCGGCAAGACAGAAGTTACTAACCCGGATATGGAGTTTCGTTACTGCTCTAAATGTAATGGTAATTTTGAATACTGCATGGATCATATTAAAGATCATGAACACGTTAACTAA
- a CDS encoding ATP-grasp domain-containing protein, giving the protein MNFNGINQIGIVGGGSAALMLALEASKKGIHTTLLDPQIDCVGAQVVTEHIIATITNESIQKLSLRSDVVVFNTSLPYVLNTKLHASTYPSRQVMNRLSDKKELLDLLEELQIPTITTYYQDNKADTFDKIENLTFPFRFIKQYADRIESMDITSAEDAADFILEEEKADSFLLQPITHYTSIIACLAIVDSDGKITLYDPLEEKFEGDTLCTIQIANDLSKTMLQKIGRYNKKLLKEIAGQGIYTIKYGLKPNKGVEFIEITPEISISGILTLEAYDMSIYEQYIHMLLNMKVIGPTLINNVHGIIKQDHSTKSINTPYHIYNVGITRLYVTPNE; this is encoded by the coding sequence ATGAATTTTAATGGTATAAACCAAATAGGAATAGTAGGCGGAGGCAGCGCAGCGTTAATGCTGGCTTTAGAGGCTTCTAAAAAAGGGATTCACACAACTTTATTAGATCCTCAAATTGATTGTGTAGGTGCTCAAGTTGTTACTGAACATATCATAGCGACTATTACCAATGAAAGCATACAGAAATTAAGCCTAAGATCAGATGTAGTGGTATTTAATACAAGTTTACCTTATGTATTAAACACTAAGCTTCATGCATCAACTTATCCAAGCAGGCAGGTCATGAATAGATTAAGTGATAAGAAAGAGTTATTAGATCTTTTGGAGGAATTACAAATCCCTACTATCACAACTTATTATCAAGATAATAAAGCAGATACTTTTGATAAAATTGAGAATCTGACATTTCCTTTTAGATTTATTAAACAGTATGCAGATCGGATAGAGAGTATGGATATTACCAGTGCAGAGGATGCCGCTGATTTTATTCTTGAAGAGGAAAAAGCAGACAGCTTTCTGCTTCAGCCTATTACGCATTATACGAGTATTATTGCCTGTCTGGCTATCGTTGATAGTGATGGTAAAATAACCTTGTATGATCCATTAGAAGAAAAATTCGAAGGAGATACTTTATGCACTATTCAGATCGCAAATGACCTTTCCAAAACGATGCTGCAAAAAATAGGGCGTTATAATAAAAAATTATTAAAAGAAATAGCAGGACAAGGCATCTATACGATTAAGTATGGTTTAAAGCCTAATAAAGGCGTAGAATTTATAGAAATTACTCCAGAAATTTCTATATCAGGCATTCTGACATTAGAAGCGTATGATATGTCTATCTATGAGCAGTATATTCATATGCTGTTAAATATGAAAGTGATAGGTCCGACGCTTATAAATAATGTACATGGTATTATAAAACAAGACCATTCTACAAAATCTATAAATACGCCTTATCATATTTATAATGTTGGGATAACAAGACTATATGTTACTCCAAATGAATAA
- a CDS encoding sodium ion-translocating decarboxylase subunit beta, producing MKKEKILQAAVYISGWITIVLSAYVLFWKRILPMLFSFFLNNASSDATAIGIIGGADGPTAIFITTKIAAEYIVEIVTLCFLVITLILFMIKYKIYDES from the coding sequence ATGAAAAAGGAAAAGATACTGCAAGCAGCAGTCTACATAAGCGGCTGGATAACTATAGTATTAAGCGCATATGTGTTGTTTTGGAAGAGGATATTGCCCATGTTATTTTCTTTCTTCTTAAACAATGCTTCATCAGATGCTACAGCGATCGGTATTATAGGGGGGGCGGATGGGCCAACCGCAATTTTTATTACAACTAAGATAGCAGCTGAGTATATTGTAGAAATAGTAACACTATGTTTTTTAGTCATAACTTTGATATTGTTTATGATAAAGTATAAAATTTATGATGAAAGTTGA